Proteins encoded together in one Synechococcus sp. BL107 window:
- a CDS encoding Fur family transcriptional regulator, which translates to MRLSRQRRMVLDLLWSEKSHLSARDIFEKLNVQGRSIGHTSVYQNLEALQSAGVIECLDRANGRLYGYRSDPHSHLTCLDSGLIEDIDVNLPQDLLTQIEQRTGFRIESYTLQLNGRRTLED; encoded by the coding sequence ATGCGCCTAAGCCGTCAGCGACGCATGGTGCTCGATTTGTTGTGGAGCGAAAAAAGTCATTTAAGTGCGCGAGATATTTTTGAAAAATTGAATGTGCAAGGCCGGAGTATTGGCCATACCTCCGTTTATCAAAATCTTGAAGCGCTCCAGTCTGCTGGAGTTATTGAATGTTTAGACCGGGCCAATGGGCGTTTGTATGGCTACCGCAGTGATCCCCATAGCCATCTCACATGCCTTGATTCAGGCCTGATTGAAGATATTGATGTGAACTTGCCCCAGGATCTGCTCACCCAGATCGAACAACGTACGGGTTTTCGTATTGAGTCGTACACGCTTCAACTCAATGGGCGCCGCACACTGGAGGATTGA
- a CDS encoding CDP-alcohol phosphatidyltransferase family protein, whose protein sequence is MHSAPLSPSSSRSPSRSLRCLADGLTIGRAVVGLPLILALQQGWAVLAWWLLLLAGLSDAADGWLARRAGGGTSWGARLDPLTDKVLIAAPLLWFAASGTLPLWAIWILLARELLISGWRAGASDGAPASWGGKAKTILQFTSLLLLLWPPGWVGQSALVVCGWWLFWPSWALALTSALGYLKPQSGWRRS, encoded by the coding sequence ATGCATTCTGCGCCGTTGTCACCATCCTCGTCTCGATCCCCATCCCGATCCCTGCGCTGTTTGGCTGATGGCCTCACCATCGGCAGGGCAGTGGTCGGTCTCCCCTTAATCCTGGCGCTTCAGCAGGGTTGGGCTGTCTTGGCCTGGTGGCTGTTGCTGTTGGCTGGGTTGAGCGATGCCGCCGATGGCTGGTTGGCCCGCCGTGCCGGTGGTGGCACCAGCTGGGGAGCCAGGCTTGACCCCCTCACCGACAAGGTGCTGATTGCGGCTCCCCTGCTTTGGTTTGCGGCCAGTGGAACGCTCCCCTTGTGGGCGATTTGGATCCTGCTGGCCCGTGAGTTGTTGATCTCAGGTTGGCGGGCAGGAGCCAGTGATGGGGCCCCAGCGTCATGGGGCGGTAAAGCCAAAACAATTCTTCAGTTCACGAGCTTGTTGTTGTTGCTCTGGCCGCCGGGATGGGTCGGCCAGTCAGCGCTGGTGGTCTGCGGATGGTGGTTGTTCTGGCCCTCTTGGGCTTTGGCCTTGACCTCGGCCTTGGGCTACCTCAAGCCCCAATCAGGGTGGCGTCGGAGCTGA
- a CDS encoding NAD-dependent epimerase/dehydratase family protein, translating into MQILVMGGTRFVGKPLVARLMAQGHALTLFTRGKNPVPAGVEHITGDRSNDEGLNPLQGRAFDVIVDSSGRTLDDSRRVLMATGHPRHRFVYVSSAGVYAGSDHWPLDENSPTDPKSRHAGKADTEAWLTAEGVPFTSFRPTYIYGPGNYNPVERWFFDRIVHEQPVPLPGDGTTITQLGHVDDLAEAMARCIDVDAAANRIYNCSGKQGVTFEGLIRAAAQACGKDPQTVVMRSFDPSALDPKARKAFPLRLNHFLTDITRVERELAWHPRFDLAAGLADSFTNDYATNPSSSPDFSSDATLIGA; encoded by the coding sequence ATGCAAATTTTGGTGATGGGAGGAACCCGTTTTGTGGGCAAGCCTCTGGTAGCCCGGCTCATGGCCCAAGGCCATGCCCTCACCCTGTTCACGCGCGGAAAGAACCCAGTTCCCGCTGGCGTTGAGCACATCACTGGAGACCGCAGCAACGATGAAGGCCTCAACCCACTGCAGGGCCGTGCATTTGATGTGATCGTAGATAGCTCGGGCCGAACACTGGATGACAGCCGTCGTGTGCTCATGGCGACAGGCCATCCCCGCCATCGATTTGTCTACGTGAGTTCGGCTGGGGTCTATGCCGGATCAGACCATTGGCCGCTGGATGAAAACAGCCCAACAGACCCCAAAAGCCGCCATGCGGGAAAAGCCGACACCGAGGCGTGGCTCACAGCCGAAGGCGTTCCTTTTACCAGCTTCCGACCGACCTATATCTATGGGCCAGGCAACTACAACCCTGTCGAGCGCTGGTTTTTTGACCGGATTGTGCATGAACAACCGGTCCCCCTCCCCGGCGATGGCACCACGATTACGCAATTGGGTCATGTGGATGATCTCGCCGAAGCGATGGCTCGCTGCATTGATGTGGATGCTGCCGCCAACCGGATCTACAACTGCTCGGGCAAGCAGGGAGTCACGTTTGAAGGCCTGATTCGAGCAGCGGCTCAAGCCTGTGGAAAGGATCCGCAGACCGTTGTGATGCGGTCGTTTGATCCCTCAGCCCTCGATCCAAAAGCGCGGAAGGCCTTCCCGCTCCGACTTAATCATTTCTTGACAGACATCACGCGGGTTGAGCGAGAGCTGGCTTGGCATCCACGGTTTGACTTAGCAGCGGGCTTAGCCGATAGCTTCACCAACGATTACGCCACCAACCCCAGCTCAAGCCCCGACTTCAGCTCCGACGCCACCCTGATTGGGGCTTGA
- a CDS encoding DUF3685 domain-containing protein: MASSSPVRILLLAPDLLGESLALQLTTANPGWDVLLKPDQLPGHPALVVWSIDAVTSLGAIQQEAIRLGERWQPAPLLLLLPPDVAATREQLLSLSASGLLQNCDLATLTESIEALLTGGRFVRLETGSPSPQLETPTMGFGQWALMSGLQQISHDLQVIEAMLNPPPTQLLLRLLMEGRCRELRSARDLLLMLWGPLQLGLEDAVHLKTSTGYPRPQPESTAITLRERNSTAVWAAIRDRLDDSVQAGLTNATGRLLAIEGLHPERRRELLLALLQQLDSVLNQLRGGDQALCMESMWEQLQPELRQQAVTAMAGSYVQIPRNGELESVVTVLLKQADLSGDDGDLPDPTAMLAPLLIDQPVLVNGQLLPADDPRALLQLETLVSNWLVRTAELIGSELLESCGQWPELRRYLLRDSLIATRELDRLRNRLNSQMRWSDWVDRPIQLYESQRTLFQLRQGRIEPLQLIEPRDHELNQLGWWQRQVALLLETRDALAPQVQGLVRRLGDLAVVLLTQVLGRAIGLVGRGIAQGMGRSLGRG; the protein is encoded by the coding sequence TTGGCCTCTTCGTCTCCGGTGCGGATTTTGCTGTTGGCACCCGATCTCCTCGGGGAGTCGTTGGCGTTGCAGCTAACAACAGCAAATCCAGGTTGGGACGTGCTTTTAAAGCCCGACCAGTTGCCTGGCCACCCCGCCTTGGTGGTCTGGTCGATCGATGCTGTCACCTCCCTGGGGGCGATCCAGCAGGAAGCGATTCGGTTGGGTGAGCGATGGCAACCAGCACCGTTGTTGCTTCTTTTGCCGCCGGATGTGGCCGCAACCCGCGAGCAGCTGTTGAGTCTTTCCGCCAGTGGCTTGCTGCAGAACTGTGATTTAGCCACCCTCACCGAGTCGATCGAAGCGTTGCTGACGGGTGGACGCTTCGTGCGATTGGAGACTGGGAGCCCGTCGCCCCAACTTGAGACCCCCACCATGGGCTTCGGGCAATGGGCGCTAATGAGTGGTCTGCAGCAGATCAGTCACGATCTCCAGGTGATTGAGGCGATGCTTAATCCTCCGCCAACCCAGCTTTTACTTCGTTTGTTGATGGAGGGTCGCTGTCGCGAATTGCGCAGTGCCCGCGATTTGTTGCTGATGCTCTGGGGACCGTTGCAGCTCGGTTTGGAGGATGCCGTGCATCTCAAGACATCTACCGGTTATCCCAGGCCTCAGCCGGAATCCACCGCCATCACCCTGCGGGAGCGAAATTCCACCGCTGTCTGGGCAGCGATCCGTGATCGCCTCGACGACTCAGTTCAGGCCGGTCTCACCAATGCCACGGGTCGGTTGCTTGCCATCGAAGGCTTGCATCCAGAGCGCCGCCGTGAATTATTGCTGGCCCTGCTTCAGCAACTGGATTCTGTTCTCAATCAACTTCGAGGGGGTGATCAAGCCCTTTGTATGGAGAGCATGTGGGAGCAGCTTCAGCCTGAACTGCGCCAGCAAGCCGTCACAGCGATGGCGGGCAGCTACGTGCAGATTCCACGTAATGGTGAGCTGGAATCGGTGGTAACTGTCTTGTTGAAGCAGGCCGATCTCAGTGGCGATGACGGTGATCTACCCGATCCCACCGCGATGCTCGCTCCGTTACTCATCGATCAACCGGTGCTGGTGAACGGTCAGTTGCTTCCAGCCGACGATCCCCGGGCCTTGCTTCAGCTGGAAACGTTGGTGAGCAATTGGTTGGTTCGTACGGCGGAATTAATCGGATCCGAATTGCTCGAGTCCTGTGGTCAATGGCCTGAGTTACGGCGCTATTTATTGCGTGATTCACTCATTGCGACACGAGAGTTGGATCGTTTGCGTAATCGACTCAATAGCCAGATGCGCTGGTCCGATTGGGTTGACCGTCCGATTCAGTTGTATGAAAGCCAACGGACGTTGTTTCAATTGCGCCAGGGGCGCATTGAGCCACTTCAGCTCATCGAGCCCAGGGATCATGAATTGAACCAACTGGGTTGGTGGCAGCGTCAGGTGGCGCTATTGCTTGAAACCCGTGACGCTTTGGCACCGCAGGTTCAGGGCCTCGTCCGACGGTTGGGCGACCTCGCCGTTGTGTTGTTAACCCAGGTTTTGGGTCGCGCGATCGGTCTTGTGGGTCGTGGCATTGCCCAGGGCATGGGCCGCAGTTTGGGTCGAGGTTGA
- a CDS encoding CBS domain-containing protein, translating into MVLQLTVADVMTKPVLTVRADTPLQEAVKLISDHHVSGLPVVDEQGALIGELSEKDLMVRESGVDAGPYVMLLDSVIYLRNPLNWDKQVHQVLGTTVGELMQKNSHSCIGTLDLPKAASMLHNKGTQRLFVLDHEKHPIGVLTRGDVVRAIASQQAN; encoded by the coding sequence ATGGTCCTGCAGCTGACGGTGGCCGACGTGATGACCAAACCCGTGCTCACCGTTCGAGCCGACACCCCACTGCAGGAGGCGGTGAAGCTCATCAGCGACCATCACGTGAGTGGCCTACCGGTTGTTGATGAGCAGGGGGCCTTAATCGGCGAATTGAGTGAAAAAGACCTCATGGTTCGAGAAAGCGGCGTCGATGCAGGGCCTTACGTGATGCTCCTCGACAGCGTGATTTATCTGCGAAATCCACTCAACTGGGACAAACAAGTGCATCAAGTACTTGGCACCACCGTTGGTGAACTGATGCAAAAAAATAGTCACAGTTGCATTGGCACTCTTGACCTTCCCAAGGCCGCATCGATGCTCCACAACAAGGGAACACAGCGTTTATTTGTACTAGATCACGAGAAACATCCAATCGGTGTTCTCACCCGGGGCGATGTTGTAAGAGCGATCGCCTCCCAGCAAGCAAACTGA
- a CDS encoding L,D-transpeptidase — protein MERGCLKRNPMSVRPSLLAALLAIGFSSIAPAQADMSIEVSLKNRYLTLFENGKVIGKYPIAIGAPESPTIPGQFDIQRKDASPIYHKKGKVIAPGPDNPVGVRYMPYVRIGRDEYAIHGTAWPSWVNLRAAVSLGCIRMLNNDVIQVFNRVDVGTPVVVTTN, from the coding sequence ATGGAGAGAGGTTGCTTAAAGCGGAACCCCATGTCCGTCCGTCCATCGTTGTTAGCAGCCCTGCTTGCAATTGGGTTTTCATCGATAGCACCAGCTCAAGCGGACATGTCCATTGAAGTGAGTTTGAAGAATCGATATCTCACACTCTTTGAGAATGGAAAGGTGATTGGCAAATATCCCATTGCCATTGGGGCCCCTGAATCTCCAACGATTCCAGGGCAATTTGATATCCAGAGAAAAGATGCATCGCCTATTTACCACAAAAAAGGAAAGGTTATTGCGCCAGGACCCGACAACCCTGTGGGCGTTCGATACATGCCCTATGTGAGGATTGGGCGGGATGAATATGCCATTCATGGCACCGCATGGCCGAGCTGGGTGAACTTAAGGGCAGCCGTCAGTCTTGGCTGCATTCGCATGTTGAACAACGATGTTATTCAGGTTTTTAACCGGGTCGATGTTGGAACTCCAGTCGTCGTTACCACAAACTAA
- the hisA gene encoding 1-(5-phosphoribosyl)-5-[(5-phosphoribosylamino)methylideneamino]imidazole-4-carboxamide isomerase, whose protein sequence is MEIIPAIDLLDGACVRLHQGDYDQVTRFSDDPVAQALSWQSQGAKRLHLVDLDGAKRGEPANDGAVRAIANALDIPVQLGGGVRSIERAEDLLNCGLERVILGTVAIEQPDLVQVLADRHPGAVVVGIDANNGKVATRGWLEQSDVLATDLARRFSDSGIAAIITTDIATDGTLAGPNLAALREMAQATSVPVIASGGIGCMADLLSLLPFEDQGVSGVIVGRALYDGRIDLAEAIGAIGDDRLQDITCGSTDLA, encoded by the coding sequence ATGGAGATCATCCCCGCCATCGATCTGCTCGACGGTGCCTGTGTGCGTCTGCATCAAGGGGATTACGACCAGGTGACGCGGTTCAGTGACGATCCTGTGGCCCAAGCGCTCAGTTGGCAGAGCCAAGGAGCCAAGCGGCTTCATCTCGTCGATCTGGATGGAGCCAAGCGGGGCGAGCCCGCAAATGATGGGGCGGTTAGGGCGATCGCCAACGCCTTGGATATTCCCGTTCAGCTGGGTGGCGGTGTCCGTTCGATCGAACGTGCCGAGGACCTCCTCAACTGCGGCTTGGAGCGGGTGATTTTGGGCACGGTGGCGATTGAACAGCCGGACTTGGTTCAGGTGCTCGCTGACCGTCATCCAGGGGCTGTGGTTGTTGGGATCGATGCCAACAACGGGAAGGTGGCCACGCGAGGCTGGCTTGAGCAAAGCGATGTTTTGGCGACTGATCTCGCCCGCCGCTTCAGTGATTCGGGAATCGCCGCAATCATCACCACGGATATCGCGACCGACGGAACATTGGCGGGCCCCAACCTTGCTGCTCTGCGTGAGATGGCTCAAGCCACCAGCGTTCCAGTCATTGCGTCAGGCGGGATTGGTTGTATGGCCGATCTTTTGTCACTACTCCCCTTCGAAGATCAGGGGGTGAGTGGCGTGATCGTTGGCCGAGCGTTGTACGACGGACGGATTGACCTTGCGGAGGCGATCGGTGCGATCGGTGATGACCGCCTGCAGGACATAACTTGCGGCTCAACTGATTTGGCCTAA